In Equus asinus isolate D_3611 breed Donkey chromosome 13, EquAss-T2T_v2, whole genome shotgun sequence, one DNA window encodes the following:
- the TSPOAP1 gene encoding peripheral-type benzodiazepine receptor-associated protein 1 isoform X3, with translation MEPWALPAWQSWTPGQGSEPGGTAPSIADTPAALQLGELGLKESSEPEGARSLRLVGGIDPEGTETELPSLGQQAASSGPSCPMLEDEEAEVFPEGKLNMGFGDGPNLELLRALGELQQRCAILKEENQMLRKSSFPETEEKVRRLKRKNAELAVIAKRLEERARKLQETNLRVVSAPVPRPGASLELCRKALARQRAQDLSETASVLLAKDKQIAALQRECRELQARLTLVGKEGPQWLHVRDFDRLLRESQREVLRLQRQIALRNQQEPPPPPRPPGPAAPARAGAPAPGAPGEATLQEDVESPPVVLGEPEKQQRVQQLESELSKKRKKCESLEQEARKKQRRCEELELQLREAQNENARLVEENSRLSGRATEKEQVEWENAELRGQLLGVTQERDSALRKSQGLQSKLESLEQVLKHMREVAQRRQQLEVEYEQARLSLQEKQQEVQRLQQAQAEAKREHEGAMQLLESTLDSMQVRVRELEEQCRSQTERFSLLAQELQAFRLHPGPLDLLTSALGCSTLGDRPPPPCCCSTPQPCRGSGPKGNLAVEGLAPYPRGSTLSPCSLFRPQTADPHAFFSLDLDLPPGSPGRCSQKSSEPASATLAGVPRRTAKKAESLSNSSRSESIHNSPKSCPTPEVDTASEVEELEADSVSLLPAAPEGSRGGARIQVFLARYSYNPFEGPNENPEAELPLTAGEYIYIYGNMDEDGFFEGELMDGRRGLVPSNFVERVSDDDLLTSLPPELADLSHSSGPELSFLSGGGGGSSSGGQSSGGRSQPRAEEEAAGDELSLSPLPEGLGEPPAVPYPRHLAILKQLAHSVVLAWEPPPEQVELHGYHICVNGELRQALGPGVPPKAVLEDLDLRAGPLRVSVQSLTSRGSSDPLRCCLVVGAQARVVPTQLRVHRLTATSAEITWVPSNSNLAHAIYLNGEECPPACPSTYWATFCHLRPGTLYQARVEAQLPPRGSWEPGWERPEQRAATLQFTTLPAGPPDAPLDVQIEPGPSPGILIISWLPVTIDAAGTSNGVRVTGYAVYADGQKIMEVASPTAGSVLVELSQLQLLQVCSEVAVRTMSPHGESADSIPAPVTPALAVACLPARVSCPSPRPGSEARPPLAPASPGPGDPSSPLPCPDPHGTREPPGGPPASPPRETPKGSQEEPPAPCSQEEVGAAVLGASENRRASGPTVRETVPGPAASSLAKEEAEWTAGEACPAPCSTQEALAQRVPSAEACRGGDAASGLRPRAEREDTAELGVRLVNSLVDHGRNSDLSDIQEEEEEEEEDEELGSRTCSFQKQPQPDPIWETDSDEEVLEQILELPLQQFCSKKLFSIPEEEEEEDEEDEEDKERPGAGCSSRDPGVPEPAVLGLGCDSSLPRGPGPCPLSPEPSRAGDRLEDMPGLVGGNSWKRGNGSPEKPPNRRRSPDPREHCSRLLSNCGPQASGRPGPTRERGAPVVGEGAKGGPEAGGRGRPAPSRRCPRGRAPESGLASCLSPKCLEISIEYDSEDEQEAGGGGVSITSSCYLGDGEAWGTAPIGRPRGPLKANSGLNPYPRLLAWEKGEPERRGRSATGRAKEQPSRAAESGEPRGQRGPPRKGGRAPRPTELAPPRSPPEVLAYQDLPVRVFVALFDYDPVSMSPNPDAGEEELPFREGQILKVFGDKDADGFYRGEGGGRTGYIPCNMVAEVAVDSLVGRQQLFQRGYLSPDVLIEGSGNCPFVYSTARTAGPPPKPRRSKKTESEGPAQPSAGFPQPVSSASLKAPRSMVAAFDYNPQESSPNMDVEAELPFRAGDVITVFGGMDDDGFYYGELNGQRGLVPSNFLEGPGPEAGSSDREPGTPQAESQDRASSTQGPPEPPGWPCAPGSGSFPRIGLGGPQGTREKVRGLLSKGKQLFRKLGSGKKE, from the exons ATGGAGCCATGGGCACTGCCCGCCTGGCAGAGCTGGACTCCAGGCCAGGGGAGCGAACCTGGAGGCACAGCCCCAAGCATTGCTGATACTCCAGCAGCTCTGCAGCTTGGAGAACTGGGGCTTAAGGAGAGCTCTGAGCCCGAGGGAGCCAGGAGCCTCCGACTTGTGGGGGGCATTGACCCTGAAGGAACAGAAACTGAGCTGCCCAGCCTGGGGCAGCAAGCAGCAAGCTCCGGACCCAGCTGCCCGATGCTGGAGGATGAGGAGGCGGAGGTTTTTCCTGAG GGCAAGCTGAACATGGGCTTCGGGGACGGACCCAATCTGGAGCTGCTGAGGGCCCTGGGGGAGCTGCAGCAGCGCTGTGCCATCCTTAAGGAGGaaaaccaaatgctg AGGAAGAGCAGCTTCCCTGAGACGGAGGAGAAGGTGCGGAGGCTGAAGCGGAAGAACGCGGAGCTGGCGGTCATTGCCAAGCGCCTGGAGGAGAGGGCCCGGAAACTGCAGGAGACTAACCTTAGGGTG GTGAGTGCCCCCGTGCCccgtccaggggccagcctggagtTGTGCCGGAAGGCCCTGGCCCGCCAACGAGCCCAGGACCTCAGTGAGACAGCCAGCGTCCTGCTGGCCAAGGACAAGCAGATTGCTGCCTTGCAGCGAGAGTGCAGGGAGCTGCAGGCCAGGCTCACCCTGGTCGGCAAG GAGGGCCCCCAGTGGCTCCACGTGCGGGACTTCGACCGGCTGCTGCGCGAGTCCCAGCGGGAGGTGCTGCGGCTGCAGAGGCAGATCGCTCTGCGCAACCAGCAGgagccgcccccgccgccccggcccccgGGCCCTGCTGCCCCGGCCAGAGCAGGGGCGCCCGCCCCCGGGGCCCCGGGAGAG GCCACACTCCAGGAAGATGTGGAAAGCCCACCCGTGGTCCTAGGGGAGCCAGAGAAACAGCAGAGGGTGCAGCAGCTG GAGTCAGAACTCAGCAAGAAGCGGAAGAAATGCGAAAGCCTGGAGCAGGAAGCCCGGAAAAAGCAGAGGCGATGTGAGGAGCTG GAACTGCAGCTGAGAGAAGCCCAGAATGAGAATGCCCGCCTGGTGGAGGAGAACTCTCGGCTCAGTGGGAGAGCCACAGAGAAGGAGCAG GTGGAGTGGGAGAATGCGGAGCTGAGGGGCCAGCTCCTGGGGGTGACACAAGAGAGGGACTCAGCCCTTCGCAAGAGCCAGGGTCTGCAGAGCAAGCTGGAGAGCCTGGAGCAGGTGCTGAAG CACATGCGGGAGGTGGCccagcggcggcagcagctggaggtCGAGTATGAGCAGGCTCGGCTCAGCCtgcaggagaagcagcaggaggtCCAGAGGCTGCAGCAG GCCCAGGCGGAAGCTAAGAGGGAACATGAAGGCGCCATGCAGCTGCTGGAG tcCACCCTGGATTCCATGCAG GTCCGGGTTCGAGAGCTCGAGGAGCAGTGCCGCAGCCAAACTGAGCGCTTCAGCCTCCTGGCGCAGGAGCTCCAGGCCTTCCGCCTGCACCCTGGCCCCTTGGATCTGCTCACCTCTGCCCTGGGCTGCAGTACCCTTGGGGACCGTCCACCACCCCCCTGCTGCTGCTCTACCCCCCAGCCCTGCAGGGGGTCTGGCCCCAAAG GAAACCTTGCTGTGGAGGGCCTGGCTCCCTATCCAAGAGGCTCCACCCTCAGTCCCTGCTCCCTCTTCAGGCCACAGACCGCAGACCCACATGCCTTCTTCTCTTTAGACCTTGACCTCCCACCGGGCTCCCCAGGGCGCTGCAGCCAAAAGTCTTCCGAGCCTGCCTCTGCCACGCTTGCTGGGGTCCCTCGAAGGACCGCCAAGAAGGCAGAGTCTCTCTCCAACTCCTCTCGCTCTGAGTCCATCCACAACAGCCCCAAGTCTTGCCCTACGCCTGAG GTGGACACAGCCAGTGAGgtggaggagctggaggcagaCAGTGTGTCCCTGCTCCCAGCAGCGCCGGAGGGCAGCCGGGGAGGAGCCAGGATCCAGGTCTTCCTAGCGCGCTACAG CTACAACCCCTTCGAGGGCCCCAACGAGAATCCAGAGGCAGAGCTGCCGCTTACTGCTGGCGAATATATCTACATCTATGGCAACATGGATGAGGATGGCTTTTTTGAAG ggGAGCTTATGGATGGCCGAAGGGGCCTGGTCCCTTCCAATTTTGTAGAGCGTGTGTCCGACGACGACCTCCTGACCTCCCTCCCTCCGGAGCTGGCCGATTTATCCCACAGTTCAGGCCCTGAACTCAGTTTCCTGAGCGGAGGTGGGGGTGGCAGCAGTAGTGGGGGCCAGAGCAGCGGGGGACGCAGCCAGcccagagcagaggaggaggctgCAGGGGACGAGCTTAGTCTGAGCCCCCTGCCTGAGGGTCTGGGTGAGCCTCCTGCTGTGCCTTACCCCCGCCATCTGGCAATCCTCAAGCAGCTGGCCCACAGTGTGGTGCTGGCCTGGGAGCCACCTCCTGAGCAAGTGGAGCTACACGGCTACCATATCTGCGTGAATGGGGAGCTGCGTcaggccctggggcctggggtgcCCCCCAAGGCTGTGCTTGAGGACCTGGACCTGCGGGCCGGGCCCCTCCGTGTTTCTGTACAGTCCCTGACCAGTCGGGGCAGCTCCGACCCTCTGCGCTGCTGCTTGGTGGTGGGTGCCCAGGCCCGAGTGGTACCTACTCAGCTGCGGGTCCATCGACTGACAGCCACATCTGCTGAGATTACCTGGGTTCCCAGCAATAGCAACTTGGCCCATGCCATCTACCTCAATGGGGAAGAGTGcccccctgcctgccccagcaCCTACTGGGCCACTTTCTGCCACCTGCGGCCTGGTACACTCTATCAGGCACGAGTGGAAGCTCAGCTCCCACCTCGAGGATCCTGGGAACCAGGCTGGGAGCGGCCGGAGCAGCGGGCTGCCACACTGCAGTTCACCACACTCCCCGCAG GCCCACCTGATGCCCCCCTGGATGTGCAGATTGAGCCGGGGCCCTCGCCTGGAATCTTGATCATCAGCTGGCTCCCAGTAACAATTGATGCTGCTGGCACCTCCAATGGCGTCCGTGTCACAGGCTATGCCGTTTATGCTGATGGGCAGAAG atcatGGAGGTGGCCTCGCCCACAGCAGGCAGTGTGCTGGTGGAGTTGTCccagctgcagctgctgcaggTGTGCAGTGAGGTGGCTGTACGTACCATGTCACCCCATGGCGAGTCAGCCGACTCCATTCCAGCTCCtgtcaccccagccctggctgtgGCCTGCCTGCCAGCCAGGGTCTCCTGCCCCTCACCACGACCAGGCTCGGAGGCCAGACCACCCCTTGCTCCAGCTTCTCCAGGGCCTGGAGACCCCAGCTCTCCCCTCCCGTGCCCTGACCCCCATGGAACTCGAGAGCCCCCTGGAGGCCCCCCAGCAAGCCCTCCCAGAGAGACACCAAAAGGATCCCAAGAGGAGCCCCCAGCACCTTGCTCCCAG GAGGAGGTTGGGGCAGCTGTGCTGGGTGCCTCAGAGAACAGGAGGGCCAGTGGGCCAACCGTGAGGGAGACCGTTCCTGGCCCTGCAGCGTCCTCACTCGCCAAGGAGGAGGCCGAGTGGACTGCAGGAGAGGCCTGCCCAGCACCCTGCTCTACACAGGAAGCCCTGGCCCAGAGGGTGCCCAGTGCTGAGGCCTGCCGCGGAGGAGACGCAGCGTCTGGGCTGAGGCCCAGGGCTGAG AGGGAGGACACGGCGGAGCTCGGGGTCCGTCTGGTGAACTCCCTTGTGGACCATGGCCGCAACTCAGATCTATCAGACAtccaagaggaggaggaagaggaggaagaggatgaggagcTGGGTTCCAGGACTTGCTCTTTCCAGAAGCAG ccccagcccgaCCCCATCTGGGAGACTGACAGCGACGAGGAGGTCTTGGAGCAGATCCTGGAGCTGCCCCTCCAGCAGTTCTGCAGCAAGAAGCTCTTTAGCatccctgaggaggaggaggaagaggatgaggaggatgaggaggacaaagagaggccaggggctggctgTTCTTCCCGAGACCCTGGCGTTCCTGAGCCTGCAGTGCTGGGGCTGGGCTGTGACAGCAGTCTGCCCCGAGGACCTGGCCCGTGTCCGTTGTCTCCTGAGCCCTCCAGGGCTGGGGACCGCCTGGAGGACATGCCCGGACTAGTTGGTGGAAACAGCTGGAAGAGAGGAAATGGCTCCCCCGAGAAGCCCCCAAACCGCAGGCGGTCCCCAGATCCCCGTGAACACTGCAGCCGACTTCTCAGCAACTGCGGGCCCCAGGCCTCTGGACGACCAGGCCCCACGCGGGAGAGGGGGGCCCCCGTTGTGGGCGAGGGTGCCAAGGGTGGACCAGAGGCTGGTGGGAGAGGGCGGCCGGCCCCTTCCCGGAGGTGCCCCCGGGGCCGGGCCCCAGAATCTGGCCTGGCCAGCTGCCTGTCTCCCAAATGCTTGGAAATCAGCATCGAATATGATTCTGAGGATGAACaggaggcgggcggcgggggcgTCAGCATCACCAGCTCCTGCTACCTTGGAGATGGGGAAGCCTGGGGCACAGCACCTATAGGAAGGCCCAGGGGACCTCTGAAGGCCAATTCAGGCCTCAACCCCTACCCACGCCTCCTGGCCTGGGAGAAAGGGGAGCCAGAACGGAGAGGCCGCAGTGCGACTGGCAGAGCCAAGGAGCAACCCTCCCGG GCAGCAGAGTCGGGGGAgcccagagggcagaggggcccccCAAGGAAAGGGGGCCGGGCCCCCAGGCCCACCGAGCTGG CCCCTCCGAGGAGTCCCCCAGAAGTGCTGGCTTACCAGGACCTACCTGTCAGGGTCTTTGTGGCTCTGTTTGACTATGACCCTGTGTCAATGTCACCCAACCCTGATGCTGGGGAAGAGGAGCTCCCCTTCCGGGAGGGCCAGATCCTGAAG GTGTTTGGGGACAAGGATGCCGATGGCTTCTACCGGGGTGAAGGTGGGGGCCGGACTGGCTACATCCCCTGCAACATGGTGGCTGAGGTAGCTGTGGACAGTCTTGTGGGGAGACAACAGTTGTTCCAGCGGGGTTATTTGTCCCCAGATGTTCTCATTGAGGGCTCAG GGAATTGTCCCTTTGTGTACTCCACAGCCCGCACAGCTGGGCCTCCTCCCAAGCCCCGCCGCTCCAAGAAAA CTGAGTCAGaaggccctgcccagcccagtgcAG GCTTCCCCCAGCCGGTCTCCTCTGCCAGCCTGAAAGCTCCCCGCTCCATGGTGGCTGCATTTGACTACAATCCCCAGGAGAGCTCCCCCAACATGGATGTGGAG GCAGAGCTACCCTTCCGGGCAGGGGACGTCATTACTGTGTTCGGGGGCATGGACGATGATGGTTTCTACTAT GGCGAGCTGAATGGACAGAGGGGCCTGGTTCCATCCAACTTCCTGGAGGGCCCTGGGCCTGAGGCGGGCAGCTCAGACAGGGAGCCTGGGACACCCCAGGCTGAGAGTCAG GACCGGGCCAGCTCAACACAAGGACCCCCAGAgcccccaggctggccctgtgccccTGGCTCTGGCAGCTTCCCCAG